A single Rattus norvegicus strain BN/NHsdMcwi chromosome 5, GRCr8, whole genome shotgun sequence DNA region contains:
- the Rpl24l2 gene encoding large ribosomal subunit protein eL24-like, with translation MKVEVCSFSGYKTYPGHGRRYARTDGKAFQFPNAKCESAFLSKRNPWQINWTVLYRRKHKKGQSEEIQKKRTRRAVKFQRAITGASLADIMAKRNQKPEVRKAQREQAIRAAKDAKKAKQASKKTAMAAAKVPPKGSH, from the coding sequence ATGAAGGTCGAGGTGTGCAGTTTTAGCGGATACAAGACCTACCCGGGACACGGGCGACGCTATGCCAGGACCGATGGGAAGGCTTTCCAGTTTCCTAATGCCAAATGTGAGTCTGCATTCCTTTCCAAAAGGAACCCTTGGCAAATTAACTGGACTGTCCTctacagaagaaaacacaagaaagggCAGTcggaagaaattcaaaagaaaagaacccgCCGTGCAGTCAAATTCCAGCGGGCCATCACGGGCGCTTCTCTGGCTGATATAATGGCCAAGAGGAATCAGAAACCAGAAGTTAGGAAAGCTCAGCGAGAACAGGCTATCAGGGCTGCCAAGGACGCAAAAAAAGCTAAGCAGGCATCAAAGAAGACAGCAATGGCTGCTGCCAAGGTCCCCCCAAAAGGCAGCCACTAA